Proteins found in one Homalodisca vitripennis isolate AUS2020 chromosome 4, UT_GWSS_2.1, whole genome shotgun sequence genomic segment:
- the LOC124361395 gene encoding uncharacterized protein LOC124361395 — protein MTPPNSEDLYLGKSHAAGISTMVQTTRAAKYRGVLVDNKLTWRDQIFRTADKASKMVTHLSRLMANVGGPKSSRRRLLMSTVQFVLLYGAEVWADALNIEFYRIRTARVHRQAVLRVCSAYRTVSETAVLVIAGVIPVKLLEGALSYVPAMAKQLATKHPWTLDYQTYQTNPTVGRKAAWRGRLLPHNVV, from the coding sequence ATGACACCACCCAATTCCGAGGATCTGTATCTCGGGAAGTCCCACGCCGCTGGAATATCAACAATGGTCCAGACCACGCGAGCCGCAAAATACCGTGGCGTCTTGGTGGACAATAAGCTGACTTGGAGGGACCAGATTTTCCGTACAGCGGACAAGGCCTCTAAGATGGTAACTCATCTTAGCAGGCTAATGGCCAACGTCGGCGGTCCCAAGTCCAGCAGGAGAAGACTGTTAATGTCTACAGTCCAGTTCGTGCTCCTTTACGGggctgaggtgtgggcagacgcactaaatattgaattttatcggaTACGAACCGCCCGGGTACATCGTCAAGCGgtgctccgggtgtgttccgcctaccgTACAGTGTCTGAGACTGCCGTCCTGGTTATTGCTGGAGTCATCCCAGTCAAGCTTTTGGAAGGAGCGCTCTCGTACGTACCAGCAATGGCAAAACAGCTGGCAACAAAACACCCGTGGACGTTGGACTACCAGACTTATCAAACAAATCCAACCGTGGGtagaaaggcggcatggcgaggtagATTACTACCTCACAATGTTGTTTAG